In Gossypium hirsutum isolate 1008001.06 chromosome A10, Gossypium_hirsutum_v2.1, whole genome shotgun sequence, the DNA window CTGATTTTTACTACAAAGAGACTTTGGATAAAGATGGTAACAAGAAGAAATAAGGGCTTTTCAAGGAATTTGACAAATTTcattgaatatatattataaggtgAAGAGTATATATTTGCATTAGGGACATGCTTACATTTTTTACCAAAAAGGAAAAGGGGACTAAGAGCACTACACTAAGAGGAAGGAAAGTTTTGTGGGAGTACCAGAGACATTAAGGTTCACAAGTTGGCCGGTTGGCTGGCTTCTTCCATCGTCGAGATTGAAACGGTTGCATTGCGAGTGACAATACTCACTCGAGCTGGCATGTCGGTACTGACAAAAGCTGGTAGAGATCGATATAGTAAGGTGGCAAGATCAAATTTGTGCATCTATGAACTGACCATTCTATGGCACTTGATTGAATCTTTTTATAAGTGGTGTCGACTCAGCCACCTTTTTCTTGTTCGTGGTTTGGTAGCAGATGGTTTTACAGATGGCGCCATGGTGGCATTCGTCGATCATTCTTGAAGAACTAGATTCAGTTCTTGTGCACATCTTGCTATCACACCACCTCTCCTGTAGTAACACAAAAAGTTCATCATGTCATCTGTAGGAATTAATTACGCAACTCGAGATTTCATCACTTGATGAAAAGCTTATAATCGTCATGATGTGCAAATGGATATTATCATTATAACGGAAGTTGTGATCAAGAAATGTGAAAAGACCCTAAATCCTTCAAGCATCTCACCTTTCGAATGGTGGAAGAAGTTTCAGAATCTTTTGCAGCTGCGTGAAACACTGATTGCAGCATTCTCGCCTGTGTTCGaatttcaaaaaatcaatttagTTCATAGTGGCATCGCCAAATCCACAATAGACAAAAAACCCAAGTAGATATTGATAAATAGGTATATTAGCACCTTTGCTCAGCATGTAAATCGACACCAATACCACGTGGGGCTGAAACAGTTGAGCGTACCATTGGACCAAATACTGCTACAAGCTTCAAAAGCATCTCCAACGAGATATTTACGTGCCTGAAGATTCATATCACAGAAACAAAAATCAGTATGAACATCATAACTCATAAGTAGAAATTTGTGttatttaaatgttgaaaaagagACAAATATGAAAAGTAAAGTTTTGAAAGCAACGGATGAATACAGTATCTTACAATACCCAAAACTAAAACTCTGCAGTAAAAATTACCTATCCGTTTTACTATCTAATAAGCCCTTAAGCACAGGGAGCAGGCCAGAAAACAGATCCAAGGTAAGAATCTCCATTTTTTCCATGAGAACACTGATTACATCGACTTGCACCTGCACCAGAAGTAACTGAGTCTAAGCAAAAGAGCGAATATGTTTGACAACCCTTTAGTTACTACTCGTAACTATCATTCAAAAACCGAATAAAGCAACACACATGAAATCTTCCCATAAATACCCACAGAATGATCCGGCAGCTTCTGCAGGGCACTGATTGCACCTTTAATGTTATTCTTTTCCCAAAAATGTCGCACCACCTGTAGGTTCACCAAACAAAATCAATGAAGAAATCCAAACAAAATGTCATTCCATGTTCGTTTTTACTAAActtaaatttctttcttttcactAGAACAAAAGTTTGCATCCATCACAGGTTTTCAGATGCAAATGTATGGTTCTAAATCATAACAATGATATAATATTCTAAAATCCATTCATTGTACAAGTATCCACATGTCTTTGCCTAAAGCTATAATGCAGCAGCTACTTATATCCACGAACACAGTTAAAATTTACCTGTAATTTTGTCAAGCGAGACCTAAGAGTGCTTAAGAATATATCATGTGTTTGCATTAGACTTTCAGTTATGATTCCATCATCAGGAGAGATTGATGTGCCCTTTGAAACTTGGCTTTCAATAATAGTAGCATTCCCATCATTAGCAGAATTCAATCCCCTCCGAGAAATTTGATTCTCAGTAACTGTACCATTTGGTCCACTTCTATCATTAACAGAAATTGCTTCCCTTCTAGAAAGTTGATTTCTAGAAATCATCCCATCTGCAGTGGAAGTTGATTCCCTTCTCATAATTTGATTTACAGTAATGCTGTCAGAAGCAGAGGTTGATTTCATTCTAGAAATTTGATTTCCAGTAATGGTGCCACTAGAAGCAGAGTTTGATTCTCTTCTGGAAATTCGGTTTCCAGCAATGATCCTCTCAGGGGTTATGGTTGATTCCTTTCTAGAAGTTTGGTTTCCAGTAATGACCTTATCAGGATTGGACATTAATTCCGCTCTAGGAAGTTGATCCCCAGTAACAAGCCCACCGGAAGTGGGAGTTGATTCCCTTCTAGAAGTTTGGTTTCCAATAATGACCTTATCAGGAGTTGACGTTAATTCCGCTCTAGGAAGTTGATCGCCAGTAATGAGCCCACCAGAAGTGGGAGTTGATTCCCTTCTAGAAATCTGAATTCCGGTAATACTTACCTCACAGCTTGAAGTTGATTCCATTCTAGAAATTTGACTTCCACCCTGCTTGACATCATTGGCAGAGATTGCTTTTGTTTCGGAGATTTGTCTCTCTTCTTTCTGTTAGATGAAAACATGAAAACTACATTGAATTCAATCATGAAAACATGGAAATACATGCACATGCAAGTCTGTCCAACTTTGTTTAGACAGTTTTCTAATATCTGAATCATGTAATAACGGAAGTTTTAAACTTCAAGAAAAGATACAATTAGCTTACCATTTTGGTTGGTGTTCTATCTGTTTCAAGTACCAGGGGAGGAGTATCGTTAGTTACCGGACCATCACCGCTGTTTAATCTCTCTCTTCGTTCAAACTTCTCAACCAGAGTACGTGTTCTCCCTGAAACAACAGCCACTGCCAAGAGAGAAATTTCTAAGGATTAAAATAGATCCAACTTTATACTCAGAAGACTTAGCAGGAAAGAGAGAACAAACCTCCTCTGACAATTTTGACAGAGTTTGAATCTTTGCTGCAAGTAAGCGATTCATAACCTgacaaagtaaaaagaaaataatcacCAATCATTAACTTCTAACATACAAATGTATGACCATAGACTGAGGAAGAAATAATAACATGGTTTAGAACAAAACTTACAAGTTTCTTGATTAGGGGGTGTCTGTGGCGATAACACCTTTTCAGATTTCTCTATAACACTCTGGATATTTGAGTCCTTTTCATCACATGATTTTCTAACTCCATCTTCTGATACAAGCCTACTTTGAGAATTCAGATCCGTTGCATTGTCTAAACCGCTTTTTACATTGCCAGGAGTTCCTGAATCAACTGTAGCCGACAGCTTTTCAACCTCAAACTTGTTGACAGATGGTCTCCTAACATGAGCTGGTTTGAGCAGCATGCCTGGTTTTGTCTTTGAAAAGGTGATGGATTCTTTTGCAGAATTGCTAGAGTTTTTACCAATAGGATTGTCCCTTGGAACAACACTAGGTTTTGCATTGACTTCTGTTCCAGGACTCTTCTTCACTGCTTCTTGATCACTTATTTCACAGGCATCCATTGGGggtaacacttttggagaattcaAAGAGCCATCTTTCTGTGTGGCAATAGGATTACTACCAGCAGCTTTTTACAGAAACCGGAGCATCATGTCAGAAAATATAGCTTAATAACTTCTACAAAagttttatgttttgaaattaaatttattttgacatTTGCCATCACGGAAGCAATCAAACTCCTCAAACATGGGTATTAACTGTACCAACAAAGTAACAATGGGTAGAACAACTAAATCGAATAATAAAAACAACTAAGAAGCACTCACTGTCAATATATATGTTCTTTATTTCCTTTGTCTCACAATCAGGAGACAATGGCCGTGATCCCAAAGTAGACCTCATGCCATTCCCTGCTTTCACAGAAGAATAACTTCTCTCAAGATTAAATTTCTTCTCTGTTTggttgtttcttccatatggctCGATATGCTGAGATGTGGGCAAACAAGGCATTAAGAAAGGAAGGTAAGACCAATGTATTGTCGCTCAGGTTCAGAATTAAAGCAGGTCAAAACTGAACCAACATAAGAGGATGCAAAGTTAAAAAAGAAT includes these proteins:
- the LOC107925178 gene encoding katanin p80 WD40 repeat-containing subunit B1 homolog KTN80.1 isoform X1; this encodes MSKRGYKLQEFVAHTTSVNCLSMGKKTCRLLITGGDDHKVNVWAIGKPTSLMSLCGHTSPVESLAFDSAEVLVLAGSSTGGIKLWDLEETKMVRGLTGHRSNCTALEFHPFGEFFVSGSMGTNLKVWDIRKKGCIHTYKGHTRGISTIRFTPDGRWVVSGGFDNVVKIWDLTAGKLLNEFKFHEGHIRTIDFHPLEFLLATGSADRTVKFWDLETFELIGSSRPEATDFRSIAFHPDGRTLFCGADDGLKVYSWEPVVCHDSVDMGWSTLGDLCINEGKLLGCSYYRNSVGVWVADIAHIEPYGRNNQTEKKFNLERSYSSVKAGNGMRSTLGSRPLSPDCETKEIKNIYIDTAGSNPIATQKDGSLNSPKVLPPMDACEISDQEAVKKSPGTEVNAKPSVVPRDNPIGKNSSNSAKESITFSKTKPGMLLKPAHVRRPSVNKFEVEKLSATVDSGTPGNVKSGLDNATDLNSQSRLVSEDGVRKSCDEKDSNIQSVIEKSEKVLSPQTPPNQETCYESLTCSKDSNSVKIVRGVAVVSGRTRTLVEKFERRERLNSGDGPVTNDTPPLVLETDRTPTKMKEERQISETKAISANDVKQGGSQISRMESTSSCEVSITGIQISRRESTPTSGGLITGDQLPRAELTSTPDKVIIGNQTSRRESTPTSGGLVTGDQLPRAELMSNPDKVITGNQTSRKESTITPERIIAGNRISRRESNSASSGTITGNQISRMKSTSASDSITVNQIMRRESTSTADGMISRNQLSRREAISVNDRSGPNGTVTENQISRRGLNSANDGNATIIESQVSKGTSISPDDGIITESLMQTHDIFLSTLRSRLTKLQVVRHFWEKNNIKGAISALQKLPDHSVQVDVISVLMEKMEILTLDLFSGLLPVLKGLLDSKTDRHVNISLEMLLKLVAVFGPMVRSTVSAPRGIGVDLHAEQRRECCNQCFTQLQKILKLLPPFERRGGVIARCAQELNLVLQE
- the LOC107925178 gene encoding katanin p80 WD40 repeat-containing subunit B1 homolog KTN80.1 isoform X2, with product MGTNLKVWDIRKKGCIHTYKGHTRGISTIRFTPDGRWVVSGGFDNVVKIWDLTAGKLLNEFKFHEGHIRTIDFHPLEFLLATGSADRTVKFWDLETFELIGSSRPEATDFRSIAFHPDGRTLFCGADDGLKVYSWEPVVCHDSVDMGWSTLGDLCINEGKLLGCSYYRNSVGVWVADIAHIEPYGRNNQTEKKFNLERSYSSVKAGNGMRSTLGSRPLSPDCETKEIKNIYIDTAGSNPIATQKDGSLNSPKVLPPMDACEISDQEAVKKSPGTEVNAKPSVVPRDNPIGKNSSNSAKESITFSKTKPGMLLKPAHVRRPSVNKFEVEKLSATVDSGTPGNVKSGLDNATDLNSQSRLVSEDGVRKSCDEKDSNIQSVIEKSEKVLSPQTPPNQETCYESLTCSKDSNSVKIVRGVAVVSGRTRTLVEKFERRERLNSGDGPVTNDTPPLVLETDRTPTKMKEERQISETKAISANDVKQGGSQISRMESTSSCEVSITGIQISRRESTPTSGGLITGDQLPRAELTSTPDKVIIGNQTSRRESTPTSGGLVTGDQLPRAELMSNPDKVITGNQTSRKESTITPERIIAGNRISRRESNSASSGTITGNQISRMKSTSASDSITVNQIMRRESTSTADGMISRNQLSRREAISVNDRSGPNGTVTENQISRRGLNSANDGNATIIESQVSKGTSISPDDGIITESLMQTHDIFLSTLRSRLTKLQVVRHFWEKNNIKGAISALQKLPDHSVQVDVISVLMEKMEILTLDLFSGLLPVLKGLLDSKTDRHVNISLEMLLKLVAVFGPMVRSTVSAPRGIGVDLHAEQRRECCNQCFTQLQKILKLLPPFERRGGVIARCAQELNLVLQE